From a single Fulvivirga ulvae genomic region:
- a CDS encoding beta-1,3-glucanase family protein: MTSNLITTRLRRAVLLLLMFIPVLSIAQVTVPFKIENHSGLPDNQLFVAVVGEDLAEPSNHIWVDPATGAQLPMSPAYNTIQGPVYGGNQGPGQNGLYADCFKRLSEIANNTVMVPPIQGCRIFIAYEEQLYFYFFGASGAQRGYTSPNATDPTDPNQGIRYEIIELTNNQYGMFANTTRVDSYQYPIGMELSGSDGYYKKVGEIATHEEIVAAFQASVPVEFQKCLDPATGEITAPSKTPEFADGSVGTMPVPGPYVNYMKPYVDAVWSKYANEDLIFDAGDAGIWKGRVQGEQLVMVSQSPAFLGRQAIITRRPTTQEVFEGKGVLDNVVQDGTTDLLVQAQICAALNRHIIDINTPNPGLQDWSDASQYYQASPCNHYAKFWHQQGISVDQLSYGFAYDDVFEYSSSVHTPNPTQAIINIGPYDDDDTGTATPIPATIQAEAYTNMNGIQLEATTDDGGGENVGWIDTGDWIEYEINVPQAGNYTVEYRVASLDAGGVIEFFSNGSSKGTTSFNATGGWQNWTTASTTVSLSAGEQTVRLVSNNSGWNINWIAFKTSGTPPQDGCNISVNADFSVEISEDSNNPTLTFVPKRSGVGSPTCILYYSTSANDPYPGYLVSANTPYQINAGAGQTIYFYYTYSLPEGGENNTLNNKKSFVVGNCNSSATARRSSTTQEEPITENEFKQPVIYPNPAGNQLNVENLPAETRAITIYDITGKKSLIVNDTKGTRATLDIRHLPRGLHFMKMQTINGTVTVPFVKE, from the coding sequence ATGACATCTAATTTAATTACAACCCGACTCAGAAGAGCCGTGCTGCTCTTGCTTATGTTCATTCCTGTGCTGAGTATTGCGCAGGTTACCGTTCCTTTTAAAATCGAAAACCATTCAGGGTTGCCCGATAACCAGCTTTTCGTAGCTGTAGTCGGTGAAGACCTTGCCGAACCAAGCAACCACATATGGGTTGACCCTGCCACAGGAGCTCAATTGCCCATGTCCCCTGCCTACAATACTATTCAGGGGCCGGTTTACGGAGGCAATCAGGGCCCCGGTCAAAACGGCCTGTACGCCGATTGTTTCAAGAGGCTCAGTGAAATTGCCAACAATACGGTAATGGTTCCTCCCATTCAGGGCTGCCGGATATTCATCGCTTATGAAGAGCAACTTTATTTTTACTTCTTTGGAGCTTCCGGCGCACAACGAGGCTACACATCGCCCAATGCCACTGACCCCACTGACCCTAACCAAGGTATCCGGTATGAGATCATTGAGCTGACCAATAACCAATACGGCATGTTTGCCAATACAACCCGGGTTGATTCCTATCAATACCCCATCGGTATGGAACTATCTGGCTCAGATGGCTACTACAAAAAGGTGGGAGAAATAGCTACACATGAAGAAATAGTGGCTGCCTTTCAGGCCAGTGTTCCTGTAGAATTCCAGAAGTGCCTTGACCCCGCCACCGGGGAGATCACAGCTCCCTCTAAAACACCCGAATTTGCCGACGGCTCAGTAGGTACTATGCCAGTACCCGGGCCATATGTAAATTACATGAAGCCATATGTAGATGCTGTATGGAGCAAATATGCTAATGAAGACCTGATATTTGATGCCGGTGACGCCGGAATCTGGAAAGGCCGTGTTCAGGGCGAACAGCTTGTAATGGTAAGCCAGTCGCCAGCGTTCCTGGGCAGACAAGCCATTATTACCAGAAGGCCTACCACACAGGAAGTTTTTGAAGGAAAAGGCGTATTGGATAATGTAGTGCAGGATGGCACCACTGACCTTCTGGTGCAGGCCCAGATCTGTGCTGCCCTCAACCGCCACATCATTGATATCAATACCCCTAACCCAGGGTTACAGGATTGGTCTGATGCTTCCCAATATTATCAGGCCTCTCCCTGTAACCATTACGCAAAGTTCTGGCACCAGCAAGGTATCAGTGTAGACCAGCTTTCTTATGGTTTTGCCTATGATGATGTTTTTGAATATTCATCATCCGTCCATACACCAAATCCTACACAAGCTATCATTAACATTGGTCCTTACGATGACGATGATACCGGCACTGCCACTCCTATTCCTGCCACGATCCAGGCAGAAGCTTACACCAACATGAATGGAATACAACTGGAAGCTACAACCGATGATGGTGGCGGTGAAAACGTAGGGTGGATTGATACCGGAGACTGGATTGAATATGAAATTAATGTACCCCAGGCCGGAAATTACACAGTGGAATACCGTGTTGCGAGCCTTGATGCAGGCGGCGTGATAGAGTTCTTCTCCAATGGATCATCTAAAGGAACTACCAGTTTTAATGCTACGGGAGGCTGGCAAAACTGGACTACAGCCAGCACTACCGTAAGCCTCTCCGCAGGAGAGCAGACTGTAAGGCTTGTGTCTAACAATTCAGGATGGAATATCAACTGGATAGCATTTAAAACTTCAGGGACTCCTCCTCAGGACGGATGCAACATATCCGTAAATGCAGATTTCTCGGTAGAAATCTCGGAGGACTCCAATAACCCTACTTTGACCTTTGTCCCCAAAAGGTCAGGTGTTGGTTCGCCAACCTGCATATTGTACTACAGCACTTCGGCCAATGACCCTTACCCTGGCTATTTGGTATCTGCCAATACACCATACCAGATCAATGCCGGTGCAGGGCAAACGATTTATTTTTACTATACCTACAGCTTGCCCGAAGGTGGTGAAAACAACACGCTGAACAACAAAAAGAGCTTTGTTGTAGGCAACTGCAATTCATCAGCTACCGCAAGACGGTCTTCCACTACACAGGAGGAACCTATAACGGAAAATGAGTTTAAACAGCCAGTAATATACCCTAACCCGGCAGGTAATCAACTGAATGTTGAAAATCTTCCTGCAGAAACCCGGGCGATCACTATTTACGATATAACCGGTAAAAAGAGCTTAATCGTGAATGACACCAAGGGTACGAGGGCTACTCTGGACATCCGGCATCTCCCTAGAGGACTTCATTTTATGAAAATGCAGACCATAAACGGTACTGTAACGGTCCCATTTGTAAAAGAATAG
- a CDS encoding carbohydrate-binding protein, translating to MKTKSTILVIAGLLLGHLGLAQNWQLVWQDEFTNGISSDWVFEIGNGSSGWGNNELQYYRRENATVQNGQLVITAKRENYGGFNYTSARMKTQGRKSFRYGKIEARIAIPSSLGLWPAFWMLGNSITSVGWPACGEIDIMEHVNTSPDVHGTIHWQDHNGNYASYGGHTATNVTNYHVYSIEWNENSIKWFVDGQQYHIVDISNGVNGTSEFHNEYFILLNMAVGGNWPGFNVDNSALPASMYVDYVRVYQGGGSNNFSVFREAEQYSSMSGVQTEATSDAGGGQNVGWIDTGDWMAYNSINIPSSGYYTVEYRVASVNGGQLSLDLNGGATVLGSRGIPATGGWQNWTTVSHSVYINAGTYNFGIYAQSGGWNINWWRITSQASASARTASDTQETPKTEETNAIEFKLYPNPVASELKLHLPAGTSSQVKVFNNIGQVVLQTKVVNNTIDVSSLKPGQYTLQLGSGDHALSQRFIKE from the coding sequence ATGAAAACAAAATCAACAATTTTGGTGATCGCAGGGCTCTTACTCGGGCACCTCGGCCTTGCTCAAAACTGGCAGCTCGTCTGGCAGGATGAATTTACAAACGGTATCAGCTCCGACTGGGTCTTCGAGATCGGAAATGGCTCATCCGGATGGGGAAATAATGAACTGCAATATTACCGTAGGGAAAATGCGACTGTTCAAAACGGACAACTGGTGATTACTGCCAAACGCGAAAACTACGGAGGCTTCAACTATACCTCTGCCAGGATGAAAACCCAGGGGCGTAAATCGTTCCGCTATGGAAAAATCGAAGCCCGTATAGCCATCCCTTCCAGCCTGGGCTTGTGGCCCGCTTTCTGGATGCTGGGCAATAGCATTACCAGTGTGGGCTGGCCTGCCTGTGGTGAAATAGACATCATGGAGCATGTGAACACCTCTCCTGACGTACACGGCACCATTCACTGGCAGGACCACAACGGCAACTATGCCTCATATGGCGGCCACACGGCTACCAATGTCACCAATTACCACGTGTATTCCATCGAGTGGAATGAAAACAGTATCAAGTGGTTTGTTGACGGCCAGCAATACCATATTGTGGACATCAGCAATGGCGTTAACGGCACGAGCGAATTTCACAACGAGTACTTCATACTGCTCAACATGGCTGTAGGTGGCAACTGGCCGGGCTTTAATGTTGACAATAGTGCACTTCCAGCCAGCATGTATGTTGACTATGTGCGTGTTTACCAGGGCGGTGGCAGTAACAATTTCTCGGTCTTCAGGGAAGCTGAGCAGTATAGCAGCATGAGCGGTGTACAAACCGAAGCTACCTCCGACGCAGGGGGCGGCCAGAATGTAGGCTGGATCGACACCGGAGACTGGATGGCTTATAACAGTATCAATATACCATCATCAGGCTACTACACCGTAGAATACCGGGTTGCCAGTGTTAATGGCGGACAACTGTCTCTGGACCTCAATGGCGGGGCAACCGTACTGGGAAGCCGTGGGATACCTGCAACCGGCGGATGGCAAAACTGGACCACCGTATCCCACTCGGTGTACATCAATGCCGGTACTTACAATTTCGGTATTTATGCTCAATCCGGTGGGTGGAACATCAACTGGTGGCGTATTACAAGCCAGGCATCTGCCTCTGCCCGAACCGCTTCGGACACGCAGGAAACGCCTAAAACTGAGGAAACCAATGCCATTGAGTTTAAACTTTACCCTAACCCGGTAGCCAGTGAATTAAAGCTGCATTTACCTGCGGGTACTTCCAGTCAGGTGAAGGTGTTTAACAACATTGGCCAGGTGGTATTACAA